A portion of the Litorimonas taeanensis genome contains these proteins:
- the lptC gene encoding LPS export ABC transporter periplasmic protein LptC yields MDVTSTSSPNGVRNLPVRDHGASEALGLWEPKRSLTLEAARRHTQRIQILRKILIAMATALVIVLGLQFMGKGTSTFDNPNPTESVKMVNPRYSGRTADGLPFYLTADTATRTMAKRDEVALINPVLEFVRLDGAASSFVLANNGTYNDVTKVLDLNDSVNLETDDGYICQTTFSRIFAREKRIEGSEPIQCTGTFGVVNGQAYEINKNYTEFIFKDGMSAQIKQDPAQKPAADASNPEASNQFAFSGDGLVYVDADRGIYEGGTTKLFAREGETVTVKQGAATINAQEITILRREATSQADGSLRLGEVNKIIAQKDFRYQNPQNDARGDQGVYERDKSLITVTGNVRVMQPSGNMVKTDRLTYNTITETARFSGNCQGRDCGSNGRSRTTIGGN; encoded by the coding sequence ATGGACGTAACCTCAACATCATCACCCAATGGCGTGCGTAATTTGCCCGTGCGTGATCATGGAGCAAGCGAGGCTTTAGGCCTGTGGGAACCCAAGCGTTCTTTGACATTAGAGGCAGCCCGCCGGCACACCCAACGCATCCAAATTTTGCGAAAAATTCTTATCGCCATGGCAACAGCCTTGGTCATTGTATTGGGATTGCAATTTATGGGCAAAGGCACCAGCACCTTTGACAACCCTAACCCAACAGAATCCGTAAAGATGGTAAACCCTCGCTATAGCGGACGAACAGCCGATGGATTACCTTTCTACCTGACGGCCGATACAGCCACACGAACAATGGCCAAAAGAGACGAAGTCGCGCTTATAAACCCAGTCTTGGAATTTGTCCGTCTGGACGGTGCAGCCTCTTCTTTTGTTCTCGCCAATAATGGTACTTATAATGATGTAACCAAGGTTCTCGACCTTAATGACTCTGTAAATTTAGAAACCGATGATGGCTATATCTGCCAAACGACGTTTTCGCGTATATTTGCGCGTGAAAAGCGCATTGAAGGTTCAGAGCCAATTCAATGCACGGGAACTTTTGGCGTCGTCAATGGCCAAGCTTATGAAATTAATAAAAACTACACTGAGTTTATTTTTAAAGACGGCATGAGCGCGCAAATCAAACAAGATCCAGCACAAAAACCTGCGGCTGACGCTAGCAACCCAGAGGCCTCAAACCAATTTGCCTTTAGCGGCGATGGTCTTGTCTATGTAGATGCAGACCGCGGTATATATGAAGGCGGAACGACCAAGCTGTTTGCGCGTGAAGGAGAAACCGTAACAGTGAAGCAAGGTGCGGCCACAATTAACGCGCAAGAAATAACAATTCTACGGCGCGAAGCGACGTCACAAGCTGATGGTTCATTGCGTCTCGGAGAGGTCAATAAAATCATCGCCCAAAAAGATTTCCGCTATCAAAACCCACAGAATGACGCTCGGGGTGATCAGGGTGTTTACGAACGCGATAAAAGCCTTATCACCGTTACGGGAAATGTCCGCGTCATGCAGCCGAGTGGGAATATGGTCAAAACAGATCGTCTGACCTATAACACTATCACAGAAACGGCGCGGTTTTCAGGTAATTGCCAAGGCCGCGATTGTGGTTCAAATGGCAGAAGCCGTACAACAATTGGCGGGAATTAG
- a CDS encoding integration host factor subunit beta → MLRSELIDKLHDDNEHLTRRDMERVVAVVLESITQTLERGARVELRGFGAFSVRHRKARSGRNPRTGTNVFVPEKHVPFFRTGKDLREKIDNSKP, encoded by the coding sequence ATGCTTAGATCTGAACTCATTGACAAACTTCACGATGACAATGAACATCTGACGCGAAGGGATATGGAACGTGTTGTGGCCGTTGTTCTGGAATCAATTACGCAGACATTAGAGCGAGGCGCTCGTGTAGAGCTTCGTGGATTTGGGGCATTTTCTGTTCGCCACCGCAAGGCGAGGTCAGGCCGAAACCCACGGACAGGTACCAATGTTTTCGTACCTGAAAAACACGTGCCTTTCTTCCGAACAGGGAAAGACCTACGGGAAAAAATAGATAACTCTAAGCCCTAA
- a CDS encoding CHASE domain-containing sensor histidine kinase: MLTIVNNLRVFPRLCGAVSAFFGLLVLFGWYTANEALIQVLPHFAPMQYNTALGFLLAGLGLFALTREYSKLTVLCGIGCILLGGITLLQYIFGLNVGLDELFMDAYIMVKTSHPGRMAPNTALCFTVVGLVLSIGPRNQKIQISLGSSIIVLSILALIGYLTNVEGVYGWGSLTRMAIHTASCFVVLGIGIISLAFVEENVKKLDLWRVVPATLSAIVMILTLLSSYGIKEATAVSNTEYFERLVSDTHDAVYERFSLYQHTLLGGVGVMYASTRVERLDWRAYVKALNIEETLPGIAGIGFINSVQVEDLPVFIEKARLDAAPTFINHPKTSNPDKFIITYIEPEAFNEKAIGLDIGFEKNRRAAAEKARDFGVPSLTEKIILVQDGQKTPGFLLLVPVYETKFVPDTIDARREHFTGWVYAPFIASDFMKGLADVNRNQISFRVYDGNEISEDGLIYSSVTDSTSDSLYQTQTMLKLAGRQWTVYWHGTHELTPPYSQKLSVFVLIFGALCSMLLYYTLMRLLRSKEIIAREVERQTDKLVESEKRLQLVFDSAGEGIYGLDLEGHTTFANKAAQNLLGYSLEEMLNKSQHDLIQHSYADGTPFDEKDGNFLSTIRDGKTYSDDSEVFWHKNGTAIPVEYTSRPIRDKNNQLAGAVVVFRDVGKRKKAEAEIKQANAELEEFAYRTSHDLRSPLVSSISLLGIAEKAIHADNKTKALASLSHTQKSLKKLEELVKDILVLTQTKNEKEDKQAIDVEAVVMETLDKLKYMDNFDRLKIKQNLEFSDTLYAKKSRVVLIIENLISNAVKYQDLSNENAIVEISTYRERNNFVLSVKDNGLGVPKNQQKNLFQMFKRFHPRTSFGSGLGLYMMKKSVTILGGDISYEDPGIGSIFKVVIPLSL; this comes from the coding sequence ATGCTAACTATCGTTAATAATTTAAGAGTTTTCCCACGGCTATGCGGCGCAGTTTCGGCGTTTTTTGGTCTCTTAGTCTTGTTTGGCTGGTACACAGCGAATGAGGCGTTGATACAAGTTTTGCCTCATTTTGCTCCCATGCAATATAACACAGCTTTAGGGTTTCTCTTGGCTGGGTTAGGCCTCTTTGCACTTACGCGCGAGTATTCAAAGCTGACGGTTCTTTGTGGGATAGGGTGTATATTGCTCGGGGGTATTACACTTCTACAATATATATTTGGTCTCAATGTCGGCCTTGATGAGCTATTCATGGACGCGTACATCATGGTGAAGACCTCTCACCCTGGGCGAATGGCGCCCAATACAGCGCTTTGTTTTACCGTTGTCGGATTGGTGTTATCTATTGGCCCCAGAAACCAAAAAATTCAAATAAGCTTAGGTAGCTCTATAATTGTCTTATCAATTTTGGCGCTGATTGGATATCTGACAAATGTTGAAGGCGTCTATGGGTGGGGCAGTCTTACGCGCATGGCGATTCACACGGCCTCATGTTTTGTCGTTTTAGGAATTGGTATAATATCCTTGGCCTTTGTTGAGGAAAACGTCAAAAAACTTGATTTATGGCGCGTGGTGCCCGCCACTTTGTCAGCCATTGTGATGATACTAACTCTGTTATCAAGTTATGGGATAAAAGAAGCAACGGCCGTTAGTAATACGGAATATTTTGAACGTTTAGTTTCTGATACCCATGATGCAGTTTACGAGCGCTTCAGTCTTTATCAACATACTCTCTTAGGCGGTGTTGGTGTGATGTACGCGTCAACCCGTGTAGAAAGGCTTGATTGGCGCGCTTATGTTAAAGCCTTAAATATAGAAGAGACATTGCCGGGAATCGCGGGAATCGGTTTTATTAACTCTGTCCAAGTTGAAGACTTGCCTGTCTTTATCGAGAAGGCTCGCCTTGATGCAGCACCCACTTTTATCAACCATCCAAAAACATCAAATCCTGATAAGTTTATAATTACCTATATTGAGCCAGAGGCCTTTAACGAAAAAGCGATTGGGCTGGATATAGGGTTTGAAAAGAATAGGCGCGCGGCGGCTGAAAAGGCGCGAGACTTTGGTGTTCCATCACTGACGGAGAAAATCATCCTCGTACAGGATGGCCAGAAAACGCCAGGGTTTTTACTGTTGGTCCCAGTATATGAGACAAAATTTGTGCCCGATACGATTGATGCGCGACGGGAGCATTTTACCGGCTGGGTATATGCGCCTTTTATTGCATCCGATTTCATGAAGGGGCTTGCCGATGTCAATAGAAATCAAATCAGTTTTCGTGTGTATGACGGCAATGAGATATCTGAAGATGGACTTATTTATAGTTCAGTCACAGATTCAACTTCCGATAGCCTCTATCAAACACAAACGATGCTTAAACTCGCAGGGCGGCAATGGACTGTTTACTGGCATGGTACGCATGAATTGACTCCGCCCTATAGCCAAAAGTTGTCTGTTTTCGTTCTTATATTTGGGGCGTTATGTTCCATGCTTTTGTACTATACCTTGATGCGTTTGCTTCGCAGTAAGGAAATCATTGCCCGCGAAGTCGAAAGGCAAACTGACAAATTAGTTGAGAGCGAAAAACGCTTGCAACTCGTTTTCGATAGTGCAGGGGAGGGTATATATGGACTTGATCTAGAAGGGCATACAACCTTTGCAAACAAAGCCGCCCAGAACCTCTTAGGGTACAGTTTGGAAGAGATGTTGAATAAATCTCAACACGATTTAATCCAGCATAGCTATGCCGATGGTACGCCCTTTGATGAAAAAGATGGTAACTTTCTTTCTACAATAAGAGACGGGAAGACCTATTCCGATGACAGCGAAGTGTTTTGGCATAAGAACGGTACAGCTATACCTGTGGAATATACCAGCAGACCGATACGTGATAAAAACAATCAACTTGCTGGGGCCGTGGTTGTATTCCGTGATGTTGGTAAGCGCAAAAAAGCGGAAGCAGAGATTAAACAGGCGAATGCTGAATTAGAGGAATTTGCCTATCGGACGTCGCATGACTTGCGGTCACCTCTTGTTTCCTCAATCAGCTTATTAGGCATTGCTGAGAAGGCTATTCACGCTGATAATAAAACAAAGGCTCTGGCAAGTTTATCTCACACTCAAAAGTCCCTTAAAAAGTTAGAGGAACTGGTCAAAGATATTCTCGTGCTGACTCAAACAAAAAATGAGAAAGAGGATAAGCAAGCCATAGATGTTGAAGCTGTCGTGATGGAGACACTCGATAAGTTGAAATATATGGATAATTTTGACCGTTTAAAAATCAAACAAAACCTTGAATTTTCTGATACGCTTTACGCAAAGAAAAGTCGGGTGGTTCTCATCATAGAGAATTTGATATCGAACGCCGTTAAATATCAAGACCTGTCTAATGAAAATGCCATAGTAGAAATATCGACATATAGGGAACGAAATAACTTTGTTTTATCCGTTAAAGATAATGGATTAGGGGTTCCCAAAAATCAACAAAAGAACCTGTTCCAAATGTTCAAACGGTTCCATCCCCGCACATCTTTTGGCTCTGGCCTCGGACTATATATGATGAAAAAGAGCGTTACGATATTAGGGGGAGACATTTCTTATGAAGACCCTGGAATTGGCTCTATCTTCAAAGTGGTAATACCTTTATCATTATAA
- the mscL gene encoding large conductance mechanosensitive channel protein MscL, producing MGMISEFKAFAMKGNLVDMAVGFVMGSAFATVVKDFIDGVFMPAIQPIMGGIDLSTWKWVLEAPTLAADGTVADAGWVINFGQFLTSLISFIIVAFVMFLIIKGMNKAMVKEEAAPAAPPANEVLLAEIRDLLAKK from the coding sequence ATGGGAATGATTTCAGAATTTAAAGCCTTCGCTATGAAGGGCAATTTAGTCGATATGGCTGTTGGCTTTGTTATGGGCTCTGCCTTTGCAACAGTTGTAAAAGACTTCATTGATGGCGTATTCATGCCAGCTATTCAGCCTATTATGGGCGGTATTGATCTATCGACTTGGAAATGGGTTCTTGAAGCTCCAACGCTGGCGGCTGATGGTACTGTCGCAGACGCAGGTTGGGTGATTAACTTCGGCCAATTTCTAACGTCACTTATCTCTTTCATTATTGTCGCTTTTGTTATGTTCCTCATCATTAAAGGTATGAACAAAGCCATGGTTAAAGAAGAAGCCGCTCCAGCAGCGCCGCCAGCAAACGAAGTTCTTTTGGCTGAAATTCGCGATCTTCTTGCTAAAAAATAA
- the lptB gene encoding LPS export ABC transporter ATP-binding protein yields the protein MAETKTTSAGQVITPPAKGLAANHIGKAYRGRVVVKDITLTVQRGEVVALMGPNGAGKTTSFYMIMGLIEADRGMITLDGQDITALPMYQRARLGVGYLPQEQSIFRGLTVEENIRAVVQLTEKDRSKWSDNVDALLDELNIGHIKHSPALALSGGERRRVEIARALASRPSFMLLDEPFTGIDPIAIADISELVLYLKKRGIGILITDHRVRETLDIVDRASILFQGEALFEGTPDEIRANKDVRRVYLGEKYA from the coding sequence ATGGCTGAAACAAAAACAACATCCGCAGGACAAGTCATTACGCCGCCCGCCAAAGGGTTGGCTGCCAATCATATTGGTAAAGCCTATCGAGGCCGTGTTGTGGTAAAAGATATCACGCTAACGGTTCAGCGTGGAGAAGTCGTTGCCTTAATGGGGCCTAACGGCGCAGGTAAGACAACCAGTTTTTACATGATTATGGGCTTGATCGAAGCTGATCGCGGCATGATCACTTTGGATGGTCAAGACATCACGGCTTTACCTATGTACCAACGGGCCCGTTTGGGCGTTGGCTATCTCCCGCAAGAGCAAAGCATCTTCCGCGGCCTTACTGTCGAAGAAAATATCCGAGCCGTCGTACAGTTAACGGAAAAAGACAGATCCAAATGGAGCGATAATGTAGATGCGCTTTTGGACGAACTCAATATTGGTCATATCAAACACAGCCCTGCTCTTGCGCTCTCAGGCGGAGAACGGCGCCGAGTTGAAATCGCGCGGGCCCTTGCCTCTCGTCCTAGCTTCATGCTTTTGGATGAGCCCTTTACGGGTATTGATCCAATCGCCATCGCGGATATTTCTGAACTTGTTCTCTATCTCAAAAAACGGGGCATCGGCATTTTGATTACGGATCACCGCGTAAGAGAAACCCTCGATATCGTTGACCGCGCCTCTATTTTGTTCCAAGGCGAAGCCTTATTCGAGGGAACACCAGACGAAATCCGAGCTAACAAAGATGTACGGCGCGTTTATCTTGGCGAAAAATACGCCTAG
- a CDS encoding LptA/OstA family protein, with protein sequence MTMRILSALPVFSLLGMIGFASPTFAQFSNTSNAPITIDADDSRLESGSAVFSGQVDARQGDVRILTDEMTITGRKGGGVNAAVSDIDTIVAVGNFYYITPTQEVRGQRGIYRQASNDFTVTGNVVLLQNDSVVTGDTLIYNLETEEARMVSNCKGRKCGLSQRVRVLIQNTDQNGTKG encoded by the coding sequence ATGACTATGCGTATTTTATCAGCTCTGCCCGTTTTCTCTCTCTTAGGGATGATAGGTTTTGCATCACCTACCTTTGCACAGTTTTCAAATACTTCCAACGCGCCGATTACCATTGACGCCGATGATAGTCGCCTTGAAAGTGGTTCTGCCGTTTTTTCTGGCCAAGTCGATGCTCGCCAAGGCGATGTGCGAATCTTAACAGATGAAATGACTATCACAGGTCGGAAAGGCGGCGGGGTGAATGCTGCTGTAAGTGACATTGACACCATCGTGGCTGTTGGAAATTTTTATTACATTACGCCGACCCAAGAGGTCCGAGGTCAACGCGGAATTTATCGTCAAGCCAGCAATGATTTTACCGTCACTGGAAATGTCGTTCTCTTGCAAAATGATAGTGTCGTCACAGGCGACACACTCATTTACAATCTCGAAACCGAAGAAGCACGGATGGTCAGCAATTGTAAAGGTCGCAAATGCGGCCTAAGCCAACGTGTTCGGGTTCTTATTCAAAACACTGACCAAAACGGAACCAAGGGTTAG
- a CDS encoding AMP-binding protein: MDTHILKSQSLSKRGKRRIRRNTLQAFLEACKVQGSKKKILTDGDGREFSYGELRQAIFALSSPLKKKTHGHKNIGILLPTGAGAVIALLSIHAAGRTPAMLNFTSGIKNLKAAIATAPLKTIVTARKFIEIAGLSALIEELSKAVNIVYLEDLREEIGLQGKLRAILGPISPQLFVPHQSPDDTGVILFTSGTEGNPKGVVLTHSNILANIEQIEEHVELEKTDKFFNPLPTFHCYGLTAGTLWPIFSGYPVVLHPSPLQTKTIAKRIFKTRSTVLFATDTFLQQYMRASADGGMNSLRIAVCGAERVREETRKTAEQRFSFEVLEGYGVTECAPVLAANQPGDIRAGTIGKMLPGIETRLEPVEGLEDAGCLWVRGPNIMKGYISADNPGKLVPLKDGWHNTGDVVSIDEEGYYVIRGRIKRFAKIGGEMVSLTVVENCASAVWPDNNHAAAIIPDSRKGEQIVLVTDHPEPKRHELMTWAKTHGVPEISVPKKVISVEALPVLGTGKLDYLSVTNIAKEFAAIS; the protein is encoded by the coding sequence GTGGACACACATATTTTGAAATCTCAAAGTCTTTCCAAACGTGGAAAACGGCGAATTCGGCGTAATACTCTGCAAGCTTTTCTTGAGGCCTGCAAAGTACAGGGTTCAAAGAAGAAAATCCTTACGGATGGTGACGGACGTGAGTTTAGCTATGGCGAGCTGCGCCAAGCCATTTTTGCGCTCTCCTCACCGTTAAAGAAAAAAACTCACGGCCATAAAAATATAGGGATATTATTACCCACAGGAGCAGGCGCCGTTATCGCGCTCTTATCTATACATGCTGCGGGCAGAACGCCCGCAATGTTAAACTTTACCTCAGGTATAAAGAACCTCAAAGCCGCTATAGCCACTGCGCCTTTGAAAACCATTGTCACAGCGCGTAAATTCATTGAAATTGCAGGACTCTCGGCATTGATTGAAGAGTTATCTAAAGCCGTCAATATTGTTTACCTTGAGGACCTGCGCGAAGAAATAGGGTTACAAGGTAAGTTGCGTGCCATTCTGGGGCCCATATCTCCGCAACTTTTTGTTCCTCACCAGAGCCCAGATGATACAGGCGTCATATTGTTTACCTCTGGTACAGAAGGAAACCCTAAAGGCGTTGTGCTGACCCACAGTAATATTCTCGCTAATATTGAACAAATAGAGGAACATGTAGAATTAGAAAAAACAGATAAGTTCTTTAACCCTCTACCGACATTCCATTGTTATGGCCTGACCGCAGGAACCTTGTGGCCAATTTTTAGCGGTTATCCTGTTGTCCTCCACCCCTCACCTCTGCAAACTAAAACTATTGCGAAGCGTATTTTTAAAACGCGATCGACCGTTCTTTTTGCTACAGACACATTCCTGCAGCAATATATGCGAGCGAGCGCCGATGGCGGAATGAACTCGTTACGCATTGCTGTTTGCGGCGCTGAACGCGTCCGTGAGGAGACCCGAAAAACGGCCGAACAAAGGTTTTCCTTTGAGGTCTTAGAAGGATATGGCGTCACTGAATGCGCGCCCGTGCTCGCGGCAAATCAACCCGGAGACATTCGAGCAGGAACTATTGGAAAAATGTTACCCGGCATTGAGACACGCTTAGAGCCTGTCGAAGGTCTAGAAGATGCGGGTTGCCTTTGGGTTAGGGGCCCTAACATAATGAAGGGTTATATTTCTGCAGATAATCCCGGGAAACTCGTGCCCTTAAAAGACGGTTGGCATAATACAGGGGATGTCGTTTCCATTGATGAAGAAGGCTATTATGTCATTCGAGGGCGTATAAAACGCTTTGCGAAAATTGGCGGAGAAATGGTTTCACTGACAGTCGTTGAAAATTGTGCTTCCGCTGTTTGGCCAGACAATAATCATGCTGCCGCCATAATTCCCGATTCACGTAAAGGCGAGCAAATCGTATTGGTTACTGATCACCCCGAGCCTAAGCGTCATGAGCTCATGACATGGGCAAAAACTCACGGCGTTCCAGAGATATCAGTCCCTAAAAAAGTTATCTCTGTTGAAGCCCTTCCTGTTTTAGGCACGGGCAAATTGGATTATCTTTCCGTGACTAACATTGCAAAAGAGTTCGCTGCTATTTCATAG
- a CDS encoding ribonuclease D, which produces MTVHFHKGDLPDNLDLGTSIAVDTETQGLSLVRDKLCLVQLSAGDGDAHIVQMDRNTYDAPNLKALLSNPKVETIYHFARFDVAIIKRDLGVDLGPIFCTKIASGLVRTYTDRHGLKDICKELLGVDISKQQQSSDWASDELSEAQLNYAASDVLYLHQLKTILTARLLRESRYDMAKACFEFLPTRAALDLGGWPDVDIFSHRMRRPD; this is translated from the coding sequence ATGACAGTGCATTTCCACAAAGGCGATTTACCCGACAATTTAGACCTCGGGACCTCCATTGCAGTTGATACGGAAACACAAGGTTTGTCTCTTGTACGTGATAAGCTCTGCCTTGTTCAGCTCTCGGCTGGTGATGGTGATGCCCATATCGTGCAGATGGACAGAAATACCTATGACGCGCCTAATTTAAAAGCGTTATTGTCTAACCCCAAGGTTGAAACAATTTACCATTTTGCGCGCTTTGATGTCGCTATTATCAAGCGTGATTTGGGCGTGGATCTTGGGCCAATATTTTGCACCAAAATTGCCTCTGGTCTTGTCCGCACCTATACAGATCGCCACGGCCTGAAAGATATATGTAAAGAGCTTTTGGGCGTTGATATCTCTAAGCAACAGCAAAGCTCTGATTGGGCATCAGATGAACTTTCAGAAGCTCAATTAAACTATGCCGCTTCTGATGTTTTATATCTCCACCAACTTAAAACTATTTTGACTGCCCGTCTATTACGAGAAAGCCGCTATGATATGGCCAAGGCTTGCTTTGAGTTCTTACCAACGCGTGCAGCGCTAGACCTAGGTGGTTGGCCTGATGTTGATATTTTTTCTCACCGCATGCGTCGCCCTGATTAG
- a CDS encoding N-formylglutamate amidohydrolase → MTDAFHLIPATGCDDVFIFGDHASNFIPPEYDDLGLSGDELTRHIAWDIGTETIIRRLCAHFKCPGQLAAISRLVIDLNRDPKASGLIPEISDGTWVPGNQNISAKERQSRLKRFYAPYHRQLGETLDSLNQPFVLSIHSFTPQPREGEFRMTDIGLLIRHDEESAELLRESFMRLGRNFTIGMNLPYSAYDLNYTVDEHVAPRALRHLAIEIRQDHIDTQDKAEEMADILADRLELIVAGKFDPLPK, encoded by the coding sequence ATGACAGATGCTTTTCACCTTATTCCCGCAACGGGTTGTGATGACGTTTTTATATTCGGTGACCATGCGTCAAATTTTATACCGCCCGAATACGATGATTTGGGTTTATCCGGGGATGAGCTCACCCGTCATATTGCATGGGACATCGGAACAGAAACGATAATTCGCCGCCTCTGTGCGCATTTTAAATGCCCCGGGCAGCTGGCGGCCATTTCGCGCCTTGTGATAGATTTAAATCGTGATCCCAAAGCCTCGGGGCTTATTCCAGAGATAAGCGACGGAACATGGGTGCCTGGCAATCAAAACATATCGGCGAAAGAGCGGCAATCGAGATTGAAACGGTTTTATGCCCCATATCACCGTCAACTTGGAGAGACTTTGGATAGTCTAAATCAGCCTTTCGTTTTGTCTATTCACAGCTTTACGCCACAGCCGCGAGAGGGCGAGTTTCGCATGACAGATATTGGATTGTTAATTCGTCATGATGAGGAAAGCGCCGAACTTTTACGAGAAAGCTTTATGCGGCTTGGTCGAAACTTCACAATTGGAATGAATCTGCCTTATTCTGCTTATGACTTAAATTATACAGTTGATGAACATGTGGCCCCGCGCGCACTCCGTCACCTTGCAATCGAGATACGCCAAGACCATATCGATACTCAAGACAAAGCCGAAGAGATGGCAGATATTTTGGCGGATCGCTTAGAGTTGATTGTCGCTGGAAAGTTTGACCCACTTCCAAAATAG
- a CDS encoding LLM class flavin-dependent oxidoreductase: MTVPFSILDLAQVTDGGSIAKSFEGSVALAQKAEALNFKRVWYAEHHNIASVASSATSVLIAHIAAHTKSIRLGAGGIMLPNHAPLLIAEQFGTLATLHPGRIDLGVGRAPGGDMGVIRAMRKDYERAGRQYPSDVEELIGYLAKPDETKTVSVRAIPGEGTEVPVWILGSSLYGAQLAAKLGLPYAFASHFAPTHLFQAAEIYRREFKPSAHLTKPYFMMACNVFAADSEEEAKFQFSTLVQAFTGILTNNRGLTRAPVEDFEVPAHIAPQLQAMLQVSAVGTVETIAKRLSYFLDELQLDEIIIAKNFYDQTARLRSLELTKDVHNILMG; encoded by the coding sequence ATGACGGTTCCCTTTTCTATTCTAGATTTGGCTCAAGTTACAGATGGGGGTTCAATTGCAAAAAGTTTTGAAGGCAGTGTAGCGCTAGCTCAAAAAGCCGAGGCCTTAAATTTTAAGCGCGTTTGGTATGCCGAACACCATAACATTGCGAGTGTAGCGAGTTCCGCGACTTCTGTTTTAATCGCTCATATAGCGGCGCATACGAAATCTATACGCCTTGGCGCTGGGGGTATAATGCTACCTAACCATGCGCCGCTTTTAATCGCAGAGCAGTTCGGGACTTTGGCCACGTTGCACCCCGGCCGAATTGATTTGGGGGTGGGCCGTGCCCCAGGCGGGGATATGGGCGTGATACGGGCTATGCGCAAAGATTATGAACGGGCGGGGCGGCAATACCCTTCTGATGTAGAAGAGTTGATTGGCTATTTAGCTAAACCAGATGAAACAAAGACGGTGTCGGTACGGGCTATTCCAGGAGAGGGCACAGAAGTGCCTGTATGGATATTAGGGTCTAGCCTATATGGCGCGCAACTCGCGGCGAAGCTTGGCTTGCCCTATGCTTTTGCCTCGCATTTTGCACCAACTCATTTATTCCAAGCCGCAGAAATATACCGCCGTGAGTTCAAGCCTTCAGCACATTTAACGAAGCCTTATTTCATGATGGCCTGTAATGTTTTTGCAGCAGATTCCGAAGAAGAGGCAAAATTCCAATTTTCGACTTTAGTGCAGGCATTTACAGGGATTTTGACGAATAATCGAGGCTTGACCCGGGCCCCTGTTGAAGACTTCGAAGTCCCAGCGCATATTGCGCCGCAGTTACAGGCGATGTTGCAGGTTAGCGCAGTTGGAACCGTTGAGACAATTGCTAAACGATTGTCCTATTTCTTAGATGAATTACAGCTCGATGAAATTATCATCGCGAAAAACTTTTATGATCAAACGGCAAGACTGCGGTCATTGGAGCTAACAAAAGATGTTCACAATATCCTGATGGGATAG
- a CDS encoding response regulator yields the protein MRTVMIVDDSEPDQYLAKDAIEEFDSSINILQAYDGQEALDLLMELPEQPHVIFLDINMPRMNGHEFLAEYETWENRSAVVIMLTSSDQDEDKAKSRAHKSVIDYFTKPMSASSLEKVPFLKK from the coding sequence ATGCGTACTGTTATGATTGTCGATGATAGTGAGCCCGATCAATATTTAGCCAAAGATGCGATTGAAGAGTTTGACTCAAGTATCAATATTTTACAGGCGTATGATGGCCAAGAGGCGCTAGACCTTTTAATGGAGCTGCCCGAACAGCCACATGTTATTTTTCTAGACATCAATATGCCGCGTATGAATGGGCATGAGTTTTTAGCCGAATATGAAACGTGGGAAAACCGTTCGGCGGTTGTGATAATGCTCACATCTTCTGATCAGGACGAAGATAAAGCAAAGTCAAGAGCGCATAAATCTGTCATCGATTATTTCACAAAGCCCATGAGCGCCTCGTCGCTTGAGAAGGTTCCCTTTCTCAAGAAATAG